A single window of Pontibacillus chungwhensis DNA harbors:
- the phaZ gene encoding intracellular short-chain-length polyhydroxyalkanoate depolymerase, with protein sequence MNMVNVHMKKVQLPNGESLGYREREGGDEVVLLLHGNMTSSKHWDLVLEKMDEKYKVYALDLRGFGASTYLNPVETIGDFAKDVHQFVEALNLREFAIVGWSTGGAVAMEFCARFPNFCNRLLLLASASTRGYPFFATGENGLPDLSNRLETIEEVRRDPGKTIPIQQAYDEGNEALLQAVWNSLIYTHNQPSESLYQAYTEDMMTQRNLAEVYQALNIFNMSHHHNGLVEGNGMVDDINVPVLVMRGDRDQVITARMNEELLEDLGDRATYVSLPNCGHSPLIDDLGLLVETMEQFLEKKERQRQ encoded by the coding sequence ATGAATATGGTAAACGTTCATATGAAAAAGGTTCAATTGCCAAATGGAGAATCGTTAGGGTACAGGGAACGTGAAGGGGGCGATGAGGTCGTTCTGCTTCTTCATGGGAATATGACCTCTTCCAAACACTGGGATTTGGTGTTAGAGAAGATGGATGAGAAGTATAAAGTGTATGCTCTTGACCTAAGGGGATTTGGAGCCTCCACCTATTTGAATCCGGTTGAAACGATTGGGGATTTTGCCAAGGATGTCCACCAATTCGTAGAAGCATTGAACCTACGGGAGTTCGCCATCGTGGGTTGGTCTACAGGCGGGGCTGTGGCTATGGAATTTTGCGCGCGCTTTCCGAATTTTTGTAATCGCTTACTACTCCTTGCATCAGCATCTACAAGGGGGTATCCGTTCTTTGCTACAGGTGAAAATGGGCTGCCGGATCTTTCTAATCGACTAGAGACAATCGAGGAAGTGAGAAGGGATCCCGGGAAAACGATTCCCATTCAGCAGGCTTACGATGAAGGGAACGAAGCTCTTCTACAAGCTGTATGGAATTCGCTAATATATACTCATAATCAGCCAAGTGAGTCGTTATATCAAGCTTATACTGAGGACATGATGACGCAGCGGAATTTGGCTGAAGTCTACCAAGCATTGAACATCTTCAATATGAGTCATCATCATAATGGACTTGTAGAAGGAAACGGAATGGTAGATGACATCAATGTTCCTGTTCTTGTGATGAGAGGGGACCGCGACCAGGTGATTACAGCAAGAATGAATGAGGAACTTCTAGAAGATCTCGGGGACCGCGCTACATATGTCTCGCTGCCGAATTGCGGACACTCCCCCCTCATTGATGATTTAGGGTTGTTAGTAGAAACCATGGAACAATTTCTTGAGAAAAAGGAGAGACAACGCCAATGA
- a CDS encoding branched-chain amino acid ABC transporter permease gives MDLLLSLTVNGLATGMLIFLLAAGLTLIFGLMDVLNFAHGGLFAWGAYSGVWVYDLTGNFFVAIIGAIVTGLLLGLLTEYLIIRPVYGNHVQQILITLGFMIVLSEMLKVVFGPDQKAAQPPAFMDGSFMVGDVILIKYRLFIILVGALVYAITFYILRKTKIGLIVRAGVMDKEMVQSLGINIRLVFMLVFMVGSALAALGGVLLAPYSGVIYAEMGMEFAILAFIVVVIGGMGSFTGSLFAAILVGLAQSFMAYYYSDLSLAVNMLLMVSVLVFRPQGLFTGKG, from the coding sequence ATGGATTTACTGCTTAGTTTAACAGTCAATGGTCTAGCTACTGGTATGTTAATTTTTCTATTAGCGGCAGGCCTCACACTTATTTTCGGATTAATGGATGTCTTAAATTTCGCTCACGGTGGCTTGTTTGCCTGGGGAGCCTATAGCGGGGTGTGGGTATATGATTTAACCGGCAATTTCTTTGTCGCGATTATAGGAGCCATTGTAACGGGTCTGTTACTTGGGTTGTTAACAGAGTATCTGATTATTCGACCTGTGTATGGAAATCATGTGCAGCAAATCCTGATCACGCTCGGGTTCATGATTGTATTATCTGAAATGCTGAAGGTCGTCTTTGGTCCCGATCAAAAAGCAGCTCAACCACCTGCCTTCATGGATGGATCCTTTATGGTGGGGGACGTTATTCTGATCAAATACCGTTTGTTTATTATTTTGGTGGGAGCGCTTGTTTACGCGATTACCTTCTATATATTAAGAAAAACGAAGATCGGATTAATTGTTCGAGCAGGAGTGATGGACAAAGAAATGGTGCAGTCACTCGGAATTAATATTCGCCTTGTCTTTATGCTTGTCTTTATGGTTGGTTCGGCACTCGCTGCGCTTGGCGGAGTGTTGCTCGCTCCTTATTCGGGTGTTATTTATGCTGAAATGGGTATGGAATTTGCCATCCTTGCTTTCATTGTGGTGGTCATTGGAGGGATGGGGAGCTTTACCGGGTCGCTCTTCGCAGCTATATTAGTCGGGTTAGCTCAGTCCTTTATGGCTTATTATTATTCGGACCTTTCGTTAGCGGTGAATATGCTGCTGATGGTGTCGGTACTTGTCTTTCGTCCACAAGGTTTATTTACGGGGAAGGGGTGA
- a CDS encoding branched-chain amino acid ABC transporter permease: MRPLKWERSTGIYLLVFSFFLLVPFFYDNRTILFLMTQIFIFGIFAMSYDLLLGFTGIVSFGHAMFFGIGAYSVSVIIDRNEPTMGYLLLGTIVGIVIAGVVSLLAGLLTLRLKSHFYAMLTLALAGLFLVLAEKWRGVTGGNDGFTMQIPEFFKDRGHLYLTCLVSLIVLFFLVRRFTQSPTGRVVMAIRENEQRVESIGFSIMFYKVAVSVISGIVASIAGVLYILSLRFVDTSVFATDVTLDALLMTIIGGVGTLVGPLIGAGLIEVAHHYLSELASVHWIFERWLILFGIVYILAVIFFPRGIVGSLQYMWAKRSAKKKSSSKEKDLAS; this comes from the coding sequence GTGCGTCCACTTAAATGGGAGAGAAGCACAGGCATTTATCTATTGGTATTTTCGTTTTTTCTATTGGTTCCGTTTTTCTACGATAACCGAACGATTTTATTCTTAATGACGCAAATCTTTATCTTCGGCATATTTGCCATGAGCTATGACTTGTTGCTCGGGTTTACAGGAATCGTTTCATTTGGCCATGCGATGTTTTTTGGAATTGGGGCCTATAGCGTATCTGTCATCATCGATCGAAACGAACCAACAATGGGATATCTTCTGCTCGGAACCATTGTGGGCATTGTCATTGCGGGTGTTGTCAGTTTGCTTGCTGGTCTTCTTACATTACGGTTGAAGAGCCACTTCTACGCGATGCTCACACTTGCTCTTGCGGGGTTATTCCTTGTATTAGCAGAGAAATGGAGAGGAGTAACGGGGGGGAATGACGGGTTTACGATGCAGATTCCGGAATTCTTTAAGGACCGGGGGCACTTGTATCTGACTTGTCTCGTTTCTCTTATCGTTTTATTCTTTCTCGTTCGCCGATTCACCCAGTCTCCAACAGGGCGAGTGGTGATGGCCATTCGTGAGAACGAACAGCGAGTAGAATCCATTGGGTTCTCTATTATGTTCTACAAAGTAGCGGTAAGTGTCATATCTGGAATTGTGGCTAGCATTGCAGGCGTGCTCTACATTCTGTCTCTAAGGTTTGTGGACACGAGTGTGTTTGCAACAGACGTTACATTGGATGCCCTGTTAATGACCATTATTGGGGGAGTAGGTACACTCGTGGGTCCGTTAATTGGGGCAGGACTTATAGAAGTGGCTCACCATTACCTTTCTGAATTAGCAAGTGTTCACTGGATTTTTGAGAGATGGCTCATTCTATTTGGAATTGTGTATATACTGGCCGTTATCTTCTTCCCTCGAGGGATAGTGGGAAGCCTGCAGTACATGTGGGCCAAGAGGAGTGCGAAAAAGAAATCATCTTCAAAAGAAAAGGACTTAGCAAGTTAA
- a CDS encoding 3-oxoacyl-ACP synthase, with the protein MESIGIISSGVYLPSARMKGTEIAREAGLPVDVVEEKLGIRQKPIPGPEDHTCEMGVRAAKEALRKANVHPKEIDLVIYIGEEYKEYPLWTAGIKLQEEIGARNAWAFDVAMRCGTTIMALKVAKSMMLGDPSIQHVLLAGGYRNGDFIRYTNPRTRFMYNLGAGGGAFLLKKGATNNTVLETSVISDGSFSEDVVVVAGGTKHPLTASNLEDYQLDVLDPDGMKQRLADQSMDNFLYVIRDALEKSGFTEADIDYVAMLHMKRSAHEYVLKSLGLTLEQSVYLEDYGHIGQIDQILSLELAAEQGKLKNGDVVVLVSAGIGYAWGATVIKWGNQEGD; encoded by the coding sequence ATGGAGTCGATCGGGATTATAAGTTCTGGCGTGTATTTGCCATCAGCAAGAATGAAAGGAACAGAGATTGCAAGAGAGGCAGGATTACCCGTTGATGTTGTCGAAGAAAAGTTAGGAATTAGGCAAAAACCAATTCCTGGACCGGAAGATCATACGTGTGAGATGGGCGTACGTGCAGCGAAAGAGGCACTTCGGAAGGCGAACGTTCACCCAAAAGAAATTGACCTTGTCATCTATATCGGAGAAGAGTACAAAGAATACCCGTTGTGGACCGCTGGGATTAAGTTGCAGGAAGAGATTGGAGCCAGGAATGCCTGGGCATTTGATGTCGCGATGAGATGTGGCACAACGATTATGGCGTTAAAAGTGGCCAAAAGTATGATGCTTGGTGATCCGTCCATTCAACACGTTCTGTTAGCTGGTGGCTACCGGAATGGAGATTTTATTCGCTATACCAATCCAAGAACAAGGTTTATGTATAACCTCGGTGCCGGCGGTGGAGCGTTTCTCTTAAAGAAAGGCGCTACAAACAATACGGTTCTTGAAACGTCTGTGATTAGTGATGGTTCTTTCTCAGAAGATGTCGTGGTCGTAGCTGGTGGAACAAAACATCCTTTAACGGCTTCGAATCTAGAAGACTATCAGCTTGATGTACTGGACCCGGATGGGATGAAACAACGTTTAGCAGATCAATCTATGGACAACTTTCTATATGTTATTCGAGATGCTTTAGAAAAGAGCGGATTTACAGAAGCGGATATTGATTATGTGGCGATGCTTCATATGAAGCGGTCTGCTCACGAATACGTACTAAAGTCATTAGGGCTGACACTTGAGCAGTCTGTTTATCTGGAAGACTATGGACACATCGGTCAAATCGATCAAATTCTCTCACTTGAATTAGCAGCAGAGCAAGGGAAATTGAAAAACGGAGATGTCGTTGTCCTTGTTAGTGCTGGCATTGGATACGCTTGGGGAGCTACAGTGATTAAATGGGGAAACCAGGAAGGGGATTGA
- the fabG gene encoding 3-oxoacyl-ACP reductase FabG — protein sequence MRLEGKVAVITGAANGIGLEAAKRFTSEGAKVILADFDEETGSAREKELRENGADVLFVKVNVADRASVDALMEQAVQTYGKIDILVNNAGITRDAMLSKMTPEQFQQVIDVNLTGVFHCAQAAMPHMVEQGKGKIINTSSVTGTYGNVGQSNYAAAKAGLIGLTKTWAKELGRKGINVNAVAPGFTETAMVEQVPEKVIDQMKTMVPMGRLGRPEDIANAYLYLASDESDYVNGHTLHVDGGIMM from the coding sequence ATGAGATTAGAAGGAAAAGTAGCTGTCATTACGGGGGCCGCTAATGGAATTGGACTCGAAGCGGCAAAGAGATTCACGAGTGAAGGGGCTAAAGTCATTCTGGCCGATTTCGATGAAGAAACAGGTTCGGCGAGAGAGAAAGAATTAAGAGAAAACGGTGCTGACGTTTTATTTGTGAAAGTGAATGTAGCAGACCGGGCGAGTGTTGATGCGCTTATGGAACAAGCTGTTCAAACCTATGGCAAAATCGATATTCTTGTAAACAACGCAGGCATCACGCGAGATGCTATGCTTTCCAAAATGACACCTGAACAGTTTCAGCAGGTAATCGATGTGAATCTGACAGGGGTCTTCCACTGTGCCCAGGCTGCTATGCCTCACATGGTAGAGCAAGGAAAAGGCAAAATCATCAACACCTCTTCCGTTACAGGTACATACGGGAATGTGGGGCAGTCCAATTATGCAGCAGCCAAGGCGGGCTTGATTGGTCTGACAAAAACATGGGCTAAAGAGCTTGGTAGAAAAGGCATTAACGTGAATGCAGTGGCACCGGGCTTTACGGAAACCGCAATGGTAGAACAAGTTCCGGAGAAAGTCATTGATCAGATGAAAACCATGGTTCCAATGGGCCGACTTGGGAGGCCAGAAGACATAGCCAATGCTTATCTTTACCTGGCCTCTGATGAATCGGATTATGTGAATGGACACACCCTCCACGTTGATGGCGGCATTATGATGTAA